The following DNA comes from Astatotilapia calliptera chromosome 6, fAstCal1.2, whole genome shotgun sequence.
GACCAATACAACATGCCCAGGCATGCCTATGCATTTTCTGCAATAATTATCAAcacaatgtaaaagaaaaaattttaaatgttctCAGCCATTTTATCCTTTTATATTTGACTGCTGCCTGTTTGCAATGCCAAATTTAAAAATACTCTTTCATCTCTCAATAATCAAGGTAAGGTAATGTTCACAATAAATGTAGGGAttgtagtttatttttaaactttccatgtgatgttaaaaatacaaacatctAAGCAAACAACCTAGGACGTCAGCATAAACGTTAACAGCAAACCTCTATTTCCCTGAAgatgcatacacacaaacaaatgtgcCATTTCAGAGTATCTCCatcgaacacacacacaaacgcgcaCACGCAAACAAAGTCCATTAACATGAGTGTGTGTTCATTATTTATCATTGTTTATATCTTTGGTTGAATGCCAGCTAAGATAACAAGGCTAAAACTGCTGACTGTTGGGTAATTTGCtttcacacacttacacactaaATTGAACAATCCGGTTTCTTTGTTCAAGCACTCACGTACTGAATTTACAGAGctggacagaaaacaaagaggtCTCCTGTGATTATGTCTGCATattcgttgttgttttttttttttttattattttaaatattgctACTGGAAATACCAGGACTAAACTGCTGACTGATTCACATTTATACATTACATAAAGATGCAGAAACTCCATGGTTGTCTTACAGAGCCAAAAATACTCTTGGGTCTATGCATAAAAATACACATCACAGTGATTCAATGTTATATTTCTTGTCTCTCTCTAAGTTTAAACTTAAAATGTTGCTGACTCTATAAAAAGATGTCTTTGTTCTGTCCAAAGTGGTAATCAAGGAGAttctccttcttttcctccccctctccctgGTGCTGTGCATTCTTTGTTGGAGTGGTTTTCTCAGAAAAttgtctgtcaaactgtgtggCGACAGTGCTTCGATGAGCTTGATGAGCTTCAGTATTCTGTGTTCACAGTGGCTCACAGTGCTCATGGAATCTCACCACTTGTATTATAAGCTTCATTTATCAGTGCAACATTGGAATATTAAAACCACCTGTCTAATATTgtgcagcccccccccccccccccgattaTTGCAAATGAAGTGGTATTTACATAATGTCTGGCACCAGGATGTTAGGAGGTGATCACTGAGGTCATGTAGGTTGCAGGGATCGGGCCACGGTGGACTGGTCTTGATCTGTTGTACCCTGGGAATACTCGATCAAATTAGGATCTGGCAAGTTTTTGTATATTGCATGAGGTGACACTGACCTGCTGAGGCAGACATTTTGCAACATTGTGTTGTACCTTAAATTGGACATTTCAaccattttgtttattaaatggctagaaatgacagaaaatgtacAGTATCCTTCGAAGTAAGTTATCTGTGAGAGTAAATCACATTTATGTTAGTCTTCCAAATCTTCCAAAAGGCCTACTTTGAGCAAAAGAAACAATATAACTTGTTtagctctctcttctctctttacCACACTAATCACTTTTTTACAGTAATTTATATTGACATAAAATTTACTTCAAATGGGAAAAATATCAAACCTTACTTATATTTCTTTCATGTAAGAATGTGCACAGTATGTGAGTTTGGGTGTTTACTGGCCATTCGAGAGATTAACATCAGATatgtcagcagtctgatggATATGTCACATTAACtctagtttttgtttgtgtgtgtgggtgtttgtgacACCAGAAGACAAGGTATTTCATGCTAGACTCTTCCATTACCTGAGGTCAGCACTGTTACTGACAAAGTGAGAaaaatgtgtgcatgcatgtgtgtctgtatgtgtgtgagcaaTAAACTGCACAGTGCAGGTGTGAAGAGCCACGGTGACAGTGGCTGGTCTAAACCAGGAGCTGAGTACAGCTGGTCTGGGGTCATGGGAGTTCACTCTAACCTCCCGCACACAGGAGGGTCCTAACAACCTAAAGCCTTTACCATTCACGGGCAACTGTTTGGGCATGTCCAGACAGGTGCATACCtagctgctatttttagatctCTCTGTGTACTGTGATTGCAGAAAAGAAGCAACTTCTGGTTCCTACTAAGTCGACTTTTTGTGTGGAAGTTACATTCAAATAGTTTTAAGCAGTTTTCTCTTATAGAGTCCACAGTTTCCAAAGCTAAAGGCAGTGCCTCAGGTGAGGAGTGAGACCAGGAGAGTGCTCATTATATTCTTCACCATTTGCTGGGTTGTGCATCATGAAGTGGTCTCCAAGGGTGAGACTAGACTTAGGGAAAACATTCAGTGTAAACGATATTAACTGTGGTGCATGCCAGCATACCATCTTGAGCTACCTGAGAGAACATTAAAAATACAGGAGGTTTTTGGTCATAAAAACATTCTTCACCCATCATATGTCTCCTAGTGAATTCATCCTCTGTCCCAAAAAAAGTAACTCAAGTTGAGGGACCATGATTTTGTCAAAATGGAGGTGGTCCAGTACCCAGACACAAGTCTTATGGGCAGAAACGGCCCTAACCAATCTGGCGCCCTAGGCAAGATTTTAGGTGGCGCCCCCCTACATCAGCAGTGTAGTgtaatgttgtaacaaataatatttctattaaatgagctttactttgcattttaattaacgtgggattattttttgtatttagaaataatagtaccaacttttttttttttttcaacatttgtggCACTGGCGTGGCGCCCCCTGATGGACGGCGCCCTTAGCATTTGCCTATATGGCCTATGCCACGGGCCGGCCCTGCTTATGGGGCATGAGAAGACTTTCATTAAAAgaacttataaaaaaaaaaagatataaaaatagcATCCACACAGAAAATTGTTCAGAGGTGTGGAAGATGATGACCCTGAATTTCATAcatataataatggattgcatttataaagcactttttggGACGCCTCAAAGCacttccactattcattcactctcacattcatacactggtggaggcaagctacagttgtagccacagctgccctggggcagactgacagaggcgaggctgccatatcgcgccatcggcccctctggccaacaccagtgaagtgtaggtgaagtgtcttgcccaaggacacaacaaccgagactgtccgagccagggctcgaaccggcaaccttccgattacaagacaaacacccaactcttgagccacgatatatacatatatgctatatatatatatatatgctatatatgctatatatgctatatatatatatatgctatatatgctatatatatatatatatatatatatatatatgctatatatatatattaggggtgcaacgatacacaaaattcacggttcggttcggttcgatactttggtgtcacggttcgatattttttcgatacaaaaaatgttcaagcatttttaatttgtcatttattaaaattataaatatatattttaactcaaaagtacagtttttaaatttaaccctaacccttgtgcgtgttttttattttgacagcgaatgcacacctgcggaccacttatgtgcagccctggttatttagctcgtcatattgcagccacagaaattattttgtccatgaaaccataaagctgcactttctttttgccttatagtctgatttgtcataacttctccgttttgtggtaagcttttctttggctgtcacttcttcaccctgacctgtcttatttggctcagcagaactgaaatgcttttacacacgcactcacataagctcagcgattctctgcgcgatcaacctctcacatgtttaagcttgctgcgggagatttcacttgtcatgtttccatagtaagctaacgattaataagacgatgtcagaggaattggtgcacaaattatcatcactcacagatcagtgctgtcgctctctatacacagttcgcacgattgcaaagtgaaagcaaaaaaacaagcgcaaattcaaacgcgacttcaatatgtcacatattgacagtggctcaccgatgccaatgacataattacccagctacatttctgaaagaatgcaaaagcattgacatatatttttcctacaatagcccgacgggcagggaagagaaagaATTTTGGTAGCCcgtctgaaaaaaatcgctagctccgggacgtcgggctagcgatattgcaagccctgtatctgattgaggaatcactcatctttggaaaagagagtttattacagagaaatggctctttccaaaataaaagctatactatccgcttcttctgggctatattctcagcgcCATGAGGGTTAgcgccctaaccctaaccctccacattctctcgagctcttctctgagcccttgggatttctccagcttctcgtgttccttcttcctgatattgctgtcattcggaaccgctacatcgatcactacggccgtcttcttctgtttgtctaccaccactatgtccggttggttacccaccaccattttgtccgtctgtatctggaagtcccacaggatcttagctcggtcattctctcatatatatatatatatatatatatatatatatatatatatatatatatatacatatatatatatatatatatacatttgtaatttattttatcaactttccttctgacgatgctgtctgtgtggagcgctcagtgaatctgcgttcgactactccgcctaggctgcactgtcgagcgcagatccactgagcgctccacacagacagcatagtcagaaggaagagtgcagggcaagctagcgaggcagaagttaagctctccttgcaacatggcaaactgaacctcccccaccctcattcagatctggcgtttggaattattttggttttcatgtgacgtatgaccctgaaggtaagcgctcatggactaaagtaaaacagtatgttggatgtgctatgcaatgctcaattacattggtgggagctagcgtgttagcgcagttagctcgttaacgtgttggctgtCTAGCCCCATGCTGTCTAGCCCCCccaaataatttctgtggctgcgatatgatgagctaaataaccaggggtgcacatatgtggtccgcaggtgcgcattcgctgtcaaaataaaaaacacgcacaagggttagggttaaattaaaaaaatgtacttttgagttaaaatatatatttataattttaataaatgacaaattaaaaaggcatgaacattttattttgtatcgaaaaaatatcgaaccgtgataccaaagtatcgaaccgaaccgaaccgtgaattttgtgtatatatatatatatatatatatatatattgttacgTTCTGGTCCCGGCAAGTAAATAAACGTAACAAATAGTTTGCCCCACTCACTTCCCACCCACGCACAAACCCCAACAACGACaccttttttaagtatttaagcagccatttatttacatcagcagtgagcaatgccaaaacaataaacaaaactccCTATAAAACAATCCCTAGTCTTCcctacaccaaaataaaaagaagccaaaacaaaagacaagtcaCTTACCTATCTATCTaacgaaaaacaggagaaaacttgttcaacaaaagaaaacggCTTCTCACGCCTACTAGGCTGCGACAGTGAAAGTTATACAATAAAGGAACAAAAAAGTGACCGCCACTAGTTAACTtatttacaattatttacatggcaagGCTAGAGGTACACGTGAATACTCCAGCCTGCACTacaataatcacacacacaactccgTGATCGAGTCAACGGGGTTCCCAAAAAAAACACTGCCAGGTGTCTGTCATCCGGACGTTAAGTACTGGAGGTGGTCCATCAATTATCCAATCCGAGGATAGGTAAAGACTCCACCCGGATACTTAGCAGCCACGCCTAGGTGTCCACCTTCTaggagagggaaaaagaaagaaaagggaaaataccACCAAACACATCACTGGGTCATAACAGTttcccccacccaaaaaaaatcaaacatccaACCCCACACAAAGATGTTTGATTTAAGCCCTAGAGAGGGCATCAGCCATAACGTTCTCTAAGCCCTTTTTATATCGGATCTCAATGTTGAAGTCCTGAAGGAGTAGGGACCAACGCATAAGGCGCTGGTTACTGTTTTGCATCCGAGATAGAAACTGGAGAGGGTTATGGTCAGAGAACACAATGGTTGGAACAGGACTAGATCCCAGGTACACTTCAAAGTGCTGCAAGGCCAATAGCAAGGCTAAGGCTTCCTTTTCAATCGTGCTGTAATGCAGTTGGTGTTTTAGAAATTTTCTAGAAAAGAAGCAGACTGGGTGGTCAATGCCATTGTCATCCTCCTGCACGAGCACTGCACCTGCCCCCAAAACACTGGCGTCCACCTCAAGCTTGAACGGATGTGTAAAATCAGGGGCGGCCAACACCGGAGCACTACAAAGGAGAGCTTTAGCAGCTTCGAAAGCGAACTGACATTTCTCTGTCCACACAAATGGCGATTTTGGACTGGCAAGACTGGTTAACGGGGCTACTACCTCAGAGAAGTTTTTGCAGAACCCACGGTAATAACCTACCATGCCCAAAAAACGCCGCAGCTCCCGGCGAGTCTGTGGAACTGGAAAGTCTACTATTGCCTGCACTTTCACAGCAACAGGGAGGACTCTACCTTGTCCTACTTGTTTCCCTAGATAAGTTACAACCGCCTTTCCAAATTCACACTTAGCCAGATTCAGTGTCAGAGAGGCATCATGCAACCGGTCAAATATTTCCCTGAGAATCTTGAGGTGTTCAGTCCAGGTGGAGGAATAGGCCACTATATCATCCAGATACACTTCGCAATTTACGACTCCCTGTAACACAGTGTTCATCAGTCGTTGAAATGTGGCGGGGGCATTTCTCAACCCGAACGGCATGACGGTATATTGCAAAAAATGATCGGGTGTAACAAAGGCACTGATTTCTGATGCGCGTTGAGTTAAGGGGACCTGCCAGTACCCTTTTAAGAGGTCAAGTTTGGTTACAAAGTTTGCCGAACCCACACGATCGACCAGATCATCCATACGTGGGAGAGGAAACGAATCGGGTTTCGTAACAGCATTTACTTTTCGGAAATCATTACAGAAACGGGGAGTTTGATCGGATTTTGGAACGAGAAGTGATGGTGAGCTCCAAGAGCTATTACTGGGGAAAGCAAAACCGTGGTCAAGAAGATACTGGACTTCTTGCTGCATAATGGCCCGCTTAGTGGGATTTACCCGGTATGCATGCTGCTTTATGGGCTTATGGTCACCCACATCAATATCATGACTTAATACATGCGTTTGAGTGGGGATGTCACCGAAAAGAGCAGAGTAGTTTGTAATGAGCTCACGGACATCAGACTTAGCGGGATCAGACAGGGGCGCCAAATAGGCATCCAAGTCAGCCAAGATTTCAGAGTTCCCAAGACGCGCACCCGAAACAGAGGTGTGCCTGTCATCCAACCCGTCATCGCCGGGACTATACAAGGGTGGAGAAACGGATACCGACACAATAGGTGACACAACAGGTGCCAAACTAGAGCGGTCACGATCAATGTATTCCTTTAGCATGTTGATGTGACAAACGCGACTTTTCCTCTTACGATCAGGGGTTAACACCACATAGTCCGTCTCACTTAGTTTGCACTCAATGACATACGGACCGGAAAACTTTGCTTGCAGGGAAGAACCAACAACCGGCAAGAAAGCCAACACACGGTCACCTGACTGGAACATCCGTACTACAGACTTCTtatcaaaatgtgttttcattctaaCCTGAGCCTTTGCCAGCATGTCACGAGCCAAAGCACAGGCATTATGTAGCCTCTCCTTAAACAAACTAACATAGTCCAGAATATTTTCTTTCGGCCGATGACTATCTGAGAGAAATTTCTCTTTCAGGAGACGTAACGGACCGCGCACCGTGTGGCCAAAAACCAAATCAGCTGGACTGAACCCCAAAGACTCCTGACATGTCTCCCTGACGGCAAACAACAGTAGTGGCACCCCCTCATCCCACTCACGGCCAGACTCCGTGCAAAATTTGCGGAGCATGTTTTTTAGGGTTTGATGGAACCTTTCTAATGCACCCTGACTCTCCGGGTGGTATGCGCTTGAAGTGTGATGAGTGACTCCGAGCTCTGTCATGACCTGGGCAAAGATTTTAGACATAAAGTTTGTGCCCTGATCAGTTTGGATGCGTTTAGGCAACCcgaaagtggaaaaaaacttaACTAATGCTTTCACAATCCCACGGGTTTTTAATGAGCGTAGTGGAATGGCCTCCGGATAACGAGTGGTAATACACATCATGGTAAGTAGGTATTGATTTCCGGACTGTGTTTTAGGAAGAGGACCCACACAGTCAACAATGACATGTTCAAAAGGTTCCCCAACAACCGGGATGGGTTGTAGCGGAGCAGCGGGAATCGCCTGATTTGGTTTACCGGCAAGCTGACACGTGTGACACGAGCGGCAGAATCTTACCACATCAGATTTGAGACCAGGCCAAAAGAAATAACGGAGGACACGGTtatatgtttttgtgattcCCAAATGACCGGACATAATGTGGTCATGTGCCAAGCTTAGGACCTGGGGACGAAGCGACTGCGGAACAACAATCTGCTGCACTCCCTCATGGGTGCAGCCAGAACTGGGAGTCCAGTAGCGCATCAGCACCCCATCCTCAATAAGGTAGGACGCAGATCTCCCACTCTTAGGCTCGGTCACATACGCCCAACAAGATGACAAGCTCTCATCATTTTTTTGAATTTCTATAAGCTTGTCTTTATCTACTGACAGAGTCATAGTCTCCTCATCCGGCTGAAGTGATACAGAGACAGGGGTACCTTCACAGGCGGGTTGCAAACTCAGTGTGTCTAAAGCGCTTAAGAAAAAGTCGCTAAGACCCACCACGTCACCCTGTTTGCGTGCCTGCGCACGTGTCACAGCACACACGGGGAACAAAGGAACAGCATTTGATGTAGCACAAGCGAAACCACTATTATCTGTAAGTGGTATATCAACTACTTCTGGCGACGGAAAAACTGTGCAGCCAGCTAGATCGTTTCCCAAAATGATGTCAATACCTGCCACCGGTAACTGGGGTCGCACCCCAAGCTTAACCTCACCAGACAAAAACTGAGACGAAAGCTGCACCAAATGTAAAGGAACCCGTATTACACACATCCTAACTCCCCAGGCTAACACATCAGCCCCACAATAGGATTGAGCTGAAAACGGTAAAACCCCCTCACGAATGAGCGACTGTTTCGCACCAGTGTCTCGCAAAATACTGACAGGAGCCCGCCGATCTTCCCCTATCAAGGAAACAAAACCGTGTGACACAAATGGCTTAAACTCCTCATCTACCTTATCATTTTCGGGTACCATCACCTCCCCCAAAGGAGGAGGGTTTATCTGTAGAAGGTTTATTGGGGAAGCAGATGCACCCTTCCtggtcatttcttttcttttcagagcAGGGCAAACCGCAATAAGGTGTCCCTGCTCAtggcaaaaaaaacacacgcGGTTCTCAACGGATGAGGGGATGGCACGGCGGGTGCCCCTTGGAGACCATCGGGGCGGGCCACCGGAAGACGAAAAACTGTGAGCAGGAGCCGAAAACATCACTTTATGTGTCAACACAAACTCATCAGCCCGTATAGCAGCAGCGGCGAGAGTCGTAACCTTCTGTTCGTTTAAGTAGGTTACCACAGTGTCTGGTAGTTGATTTTTAAACTCTTCTAACGTCACCAACTCACGCAGGTCTTCCAAGGTTTTTACTTCTGTAGCATGACACCACTTATCAAACagagttttcttttctctggcaAACTCCACATAGGTCTGGTTGGCGGATTTTTTCCCATCCCTAAATCTCTGCCTGTAAGCCTCTGGCACAAGCTCGTAAGCGCGTAGGACAGCAGCCTTCACCGTATCATAGTCAAAACTGTCCTCCAGAGAAAGAGCGGTGCATACCTCTTGAGCTTTCCCCACCAATCTACATTGGAGTAAAAGAGACCACACATCCTTTGGCCAGTGCAGCGCACCTGCGATACGTTCAAACACTGTGAAATACGAGTCCACCTCAGTTTCCCGAAACGCCGGCACCATTTTGATGTGTTTACTCACATCAAAGCCACCACCTGGCATCGGGGCCGGTGGCTGCGGAGATGGCGACTGCGGGGATGATGACCCCGGGGAGGGTACCTGCGGGGATGATGACTCCGGGGAGGGTACCTGCGGGGATGGTGACTGCGGGGCTAACCGAGGTACAGGAGGGCTGGCAGACACAGAGGCTCCCCTCTCTACCTCCAGAGCCCTGATCCTCAAGTGCATAGCGTCCACCTCCAACTGCTGTTTCTTTAGCTCCACCTCCTTAATGCGCAGCGTTAACTGCAGCTCCTCCACAGAAGGGCTAGGCGGAACAGGGAGATTTTTCAGTGGGGCAGAAACACCAGCAACAGCCCCCAGCTCAACCCCCCCTGCAGGACCCGGCTCACCAAACAACCCCCTGTCCGTCAACTGGACACACAGGAGCTCCCTAAGCTCTTTCTTCTTCGCAGTCAACGGCACAGTCACATCAAAGAATTCAGCAACAAGCAAGAGGTCAGCCTTTTTACACCTGTCCAACTTCTCCGCAGACGGGCTCAGAGTGAAGTCCTCCAACTTAAACTCCATcctaacacacacacccccccACACAAGAAAAAACCGCCAACCAAGAAAACAAGCCACAAAAAGAACCACCAAAGGGACGAGCCCCCAATATGTTACGTTCTGGTCCCGGCAAGTAAATAAACGTAACAAATAGTTTGCCCCACTCACTTCCCACCCACGCACAAACCCCAACAACGACaccttttttaagtatttaagcagccatttatttacatcagcagtgagcaatgccaaaacaataaacaaaactccCTATAAAACAATCCCTAGTCTTCcctacaccaaaataaaaagaagccaaaacaaaagacaagtcaCTTACCTATCTATCTaacgaaaaacaggagaaaacttgttcaacaaaagaaaacggCTTCTCACGCCTACTAGGCTGCGACAGTGAAAGTTATGCAATAAAGGAACAAAAAAGTGACCGCCACTGGTTAACTtatttacaattatttacatggcaagGCTAGAGGTACACGTGAATACTCCAGCCTGCACTacaataatcacacacacaactccgTGATCGAGTCAACGGGGTTCCCAAAAAAAACACTGCCAGGTGTCTGTCATCCGGACGTTAAGTACTGGAGGTGGTCCATCAATTATCCAATCCGAGGATAGGTAAAGACTCCACCCGGATACTTAGCAGCCACGCCTAGGTGTCCACCTTCTaggagagggaaaaagaaagaaaagggaaaataccACCAAACACATCACTGGGTcataacaatatatatatatatatatatatatatatatatatatatgccacACTTTAACAGCCACACATCAAGCTTCACACACTTGTCTTTGTCAGCCCATCATCCGCTCCCTTCCATTTCATGAGATGGTGAAATACACACCTCTCCAAGTCCCAAAGGACCCCAGAGTCTGCCAATaggagagagaggctgagaatgGATGATGGGACGATATTTAAACGACACGAACACATACTTCCTCCTTTCACTCCCTCTCCTTCCTTTTCCCGTCTTCTTCGATACATCACTCACCATCTCCTCTGCTTGCCTCTCTCACTCAAACCTCCCTTTGTTTCCATCGCTCGTCTCTCTTTACCACACTAATCACTCAgattagttttttttcctttggtaaaGAAATTAAGCTTTCAATATCAAGTCTAGTatgaaacacacatacacacacacgcacatctgATCAACATAAACTGCAATGCAGCTGTGACAGCAAAGACCAATCCATCCACTAATTGAGATCATGTGCCTATTGCTCTGTTTGCCTGAAGGAAATGACAAACATTCTGCTAAACAGCACTGACTAAAAGCTTCAGACAGAGAATGCTTTCCACTCTTTCTCGTCCCTTTAATCTAATTTGGCATAGAACAacacatctttatttacatataAGCACTGGTACCTCATTTTCAATGAGGTAAGTCTAATTTTCCTTTAGTTGAAGTAATTGAAgtaaacattttgaaataatttgccaataataaagattttttaGACAAAAAATGAAGGCATAAACATTTAAAGGACCCAATGCTTACTGCACATCAGATCTTCTGAAACTGTCTTGCATCTCAGTAACTCATTGTGGAGATGTGAGCATGATtggttaaacatttttcttggtAGGCAGCTAGTATACATATCTTGAAAATGAAAGCAATCTCAAGTCAATGAAGATGCTTGCTCAAATGTTTACTCTGGAATTCATGCTGAAACAGTGTACAGCGCACATTCATGAAAGGGTGACGTTAAGGCCCAAAATCTCAACTTAGTTTTGTAGTGAGTATTCCCatacaaagaaaagatggaaTGCAGATAAAATACTGAAGTCAGGGCTcataaacaggaaaatgtgcatcaacatttaattatatCGCATCATATGAGACTTTATAAACTAATTTTCCAAGTCTGACTATGTTAgatccacttcaaagaaagtttcagtAACACCCATGAACAGTCGTCAACTCTGGCAAAAACGGCAGCACTTACTGAAAACTCACAATATCCTCAACAACTCAACTCAGTATCACCATCATCAAAgagtaaataaacatttacactCTGCACTGTGCATGGTAATAATAAAGGTAAGCAGAGGAGTAATTAATTCAGATGAATGCCACCCAGAGCATTTGTGGTGACTAGGaggtaaaaatataaattactgcaAAATATCTTATTGACACAGGCCCATTT
Coding sequences within:
- the LOC113023924 gene encoding uncharacterized protein LOC113023924, which produces MEFKLEDFTLSPSAEKLDRCKKADLLLVAEFFDVTVPLTAKKKELRELLCVQLTDRGLFGEPGPAGGVELGAVAGVSAPLKNLPVPPSPSVEELQLTLRIKEVELKKQQLEVDAMHLRIRALEVERGASVSASPPVPRLAPQSPSPQVPSPESSSPQSPSPQPPAPMPGGGFDVSKHIKMVPAFRETEVDSYFTVFERIAGALHWPKDVWSLLLQCRLVGKAQEVCTALSLEDSFDYDTVKAAVLRAYELVPEAYRQRFRDGKKSANQTYVEFAREKKTLFDKWCHATEVKTLEDLRELVTLEEFKNQLPDTVVTYLNEQKVTTLAAAAIRADEFVLTHKVMFSAPAHSFSSSGGPPRWSPRGTRRAIPSSVENRVCFFCHEQGHLIAVCPALKRKEMTRKGASASPINLLQINPPPLGEVMVPENDKVDEEFKPFVSHGFVSLIGEDRRAPVSILRDTGAKQSLIREGVLPFSAQSYCGADVLAWGVRMCVIRVPLHLVQLSSQFLSGEVKLGVRPQLPVAGIDIILGNDLAGCTVFPSPEVVDIPLTDNSGFACATSNAVPLFPVCAVTRAQARKQGDVVGLSDFFLSALDTLSLQPACEGTPVSVSLQPDEETMTLSVDKDKLIEIQKNDESLSSCWAYVTEPKSGRSASYLIEDGVLMRYWTPSSGCTHEGVQQIVVPQSLRPQVLSLAHDHIMSGHLGITKTYNRVLRYFFWPGLKSDVVRFCRSCHTCQLAGKPNQAIPAAPLQPIPVVGEPFEHVIVDCVGPLPKTQSGNQYLLTMMCITTRYPEAIPLRSLKTRGIVKALVKFFSTFGLPKRIQTDQGTNFMSKIFAQVMTELGVTHHTSSAYHPESQGALERFHQTLKNMLRKFCTESGREWDEGVPLLLFAVRETCQESLGFSPADLVFGHTVRGPLRLLKEKFLSDSHRPKENILDYVSLFKERLHNACALARDMLAKAQVRMKTHFDKKSVVRMFQSGDRVLAFLPVVGSSLQAKFSGPYVIECKLSETDYVVLTPDRKRKSRVCHINMLKEYIDRDRSSLAPVVSPIVSVSVSPPLYSPGDDGLDDRHTSVSGARLGNSEILADLDAYLAPLSDPAKSDVRELITNYSALFGDIPTQTHVLSHDIDVGDHKPIKQHAYRVNPTKRAIMQQEVQYLLDHGFAFPSNSSWSSPSLLVPKSDQTPRFCNDFRKVNAVTKPDSFPLPRMDDLVDRVGSANFVTKLDLLKGYWQVPLTQRASEISAFVTPDHFLQYTVMPFGLRNAPATFQRLMNTVLQGVVNCEVYLDDIVAYSSTWTEHLKILREIFDRLHDASLTLNLAKCEFGKAVVTYLGKQVGQGRVLPVAVKVQAIVDFPVPQTRRELRRFLGMVGYYRGFCKNFSEVVAPLTSLASPKSPFVWTEKCQFAFEAAKALLCSAPVLAAPDFTHPFKLEVDASVLGAGAVLVQEDDNGIDHPVCFFSRKFLKHQLHYSTIEKEALALLLALQHFEVYLGSSPVPTIVFSDHNPLQFLSRMQNSNQRLMRWSLLLQDFNIEIRYKKGLENVMADALSRA